GGAACTCATTTTGCAGGGGGTATCAAGCTGTTCAGGGAAGATAATTCCAATCACCATCCAGGAAGCAATGTTGGTAGCAGCTATGAGGGCTAGGGAATTGGGCTGCAACAATCTTTTGTTCCTTAGTGATAGTAAGAGAGTTGTTCAAGTTACCAACAGGAAATGGACTCCAAACTGGCAGGAGAGGAGTTTGTTGGCTAATTGGTCTCATTTAGAACACAATGACACGAGCTATCACTCCTTGTATGTCCCAACACCTGTAATTAGTCATGTTAGCAACCTAGCCAAGTTGGCAACTAGAATGCCTATCCATTGCTGTATGATCAATTAAGCTCTTTTGTAATCAAACTCTTTTGTAATCTTTGCGTGTTTTCTGGaatggtataaaaaataaaaaaaaaataaaaaaaataaaaaaaaaaagatggccACAACTCACAAGACTAGGGAAGCTACAAGTGTAAAAGTATTTTGGTTTTATTCTTTCTAGACCAAGAAATTTTGTTGGATCCAAAATACAGCGAACCTAATCAAGTGTGGATTTATTGGGTAGGGAGGTAAGGTTGATTTGGTATGTCTCCATACAATTGCAATGAATAGGCATTTGAAGAGGATATATGCCAACAACTTAGGTTGTTGTTTGTAGAGAAAGCAATTCGTGTCTTCAATTTGAATTCGATGTTTAACGTATAatgtaaattgcaaatttgcaacttAGGTTGCTAAATGAAGTTCACATATTAGGGATGGAATATGAACTATGTAGTAATTCATGATTTCATTAATTACTTTATAGGGAGATGAGTTCAACGTCTTGTTGAACAATTGGCAAACGGATGGCAATTTACTTTGAGGAGCAAGATGGACTGTAAATAAGTGTCGCAAATTGTAGTTTGTTCAGCGTTGCCGTTAAGTGAAATCAATTCAACTTTTAGGTCAAAATGTCGTTTCATTTGAAATACTTGTTAGTTAATTAGACCGAGTAAATGACGTATTTGGTCTTTAACCTTTTAAATTGTATTAATTCGGTCTCTAATATTTTAATGTATGTCAATTTCGTATTTGCTTTTATCTTTTAGATAAAAATTGCTAATGTgacaaacacccaaaaaaaaaatgacacagTACTAAATTTAAAGACTAAATTAATAcaattgaaatattaataaccaaaataaaatataatgtaaaggaTGAAATTGTAGTTTAGCCTATTATATAACattgagaaataataaaatgtttGAAGATCTTTGGataatctcaattttttttttttttgtttttaatttcttaaaaaagtGACTCGATTAAAAGTGATGTAAGGGCATCTCCAGCAGACTCAGCAAATTTTTAttctgtttggagaatgaacagtgacttttacctttatctacccactttttcaaatacactttccaacagactatctatctcatttaaatattatttattcattcattatttattatttttttaacaactacacatcttccaacatttttttattcaacacccaattattataatagaaaaaaaaaaagatttgaagaatgaacagtagctcatcaggTCTGattcattagcaaaaaaaaattagatatataGAGAGGCTATTAGAGCCCATTTTTTTACTCTCAATCTCTATTACAGAGAGTATTTTGCaccattggagatgctctaatcggctagacatgattttttttttttttttttggctgaataattGGCTGTACATGATTGGACAGCACCATCTAATTCCGGTAGATCAATGATCAATCTAACTTAGGAGTTGTGTAATGCGATTGTGCGAAGAATATGCTTGATTCGTTATCcatcacaaaaaagaaatgaaaaaaattaaaaaataaaaaaaaaatctacccgTTGCTTCCAACAAACTCATCTTAAACGCCGTCGCTTCTTCCCACTTGTATCACAGCCATAGATTACCGTGCCAAAATTGGACCCCATCGTAAGAtacagataaaaaaaattaattaaaaaaaaaaaaaaaccaaatccacATGTTTGTCACTAAAATTCTGGTCTGATCGCGACAAGATAACGAACCTCATGGCCGAGAAAGCTATTCTCAGACCTCAATTCCTCGTTGACGCGCACAAATTCAAACACACAAGAAATTGAATTCCTtaagaaaaaatccaattcCTTAAAGAAATCGAATTCCAGAGCTTCCTCCGAAGCAAACATGTCGCAATTCTGGCGCGAAATCAATCGTGTCGGCGAATTAGGGTTTGTGTAAACTATCCGATGAGGAATTTTCGGTGAATACTAAGTggcaatttttcttctttaaaattaCACAGCATAGTATCTCACATCCAAACAAGTAAGTTTCCTTTTATAGATTTCAATATGTTTCCGAAATTGGAAATTTATCTTATACTCTTCAATAAAAAATCTTAGTATTTTTGTTTGAACTAGGAAATGGCAACACCGGTTGAGCCACCGAATGGGGTTAGATCTCAAGGAAAACACTACTATTCGATGTGGCAAACGTTGTTTGAGATTGATACGAAGTACGTGCCCATAAAGCCGATTGGTCGTGGGGCTTATGGGATTGTGTGTTCTTCGGTGAACAGAGAGACCAATGAGAAAGTAGCgatcaagaaaataaacaatGTGTTCGAGAATCGCGTGGATGCACTGAGAACTCTGCGTGAGCTGAAGCTTCTTCGGCATCTTCGACACGAGAATGTCATTGCTTTGAAAGATGTCATGATGCCTGTGCATAGGAGAAGCTTCAAGGATGTGTATTTGGTGTCTGAGCTCATGGACACGGATCTGCATCAGATTATCAAGTCGTCACAGTCACTCAGCAATGATCACTGCCAGTATTTCCTCTTTCAGGTGTGCATTTTTGTGGTCTTGTTTTTGAGAATGTTAGAATTGTTGTTGGgattgagagaaaagagagaaatagtgAACATGACAATGCAGAAAATTAAGCCTTAAGAAGTTATATTTTCACTATATGAAATTGTTGTGTTACAATGAGCTTATTGAAGTAGAGCTATAGTTTTGGTACTAGAAAGTTCTTTAGCGTTTTGGGTGTTTGAAAAATTACACTTAATAGTGCGTTAAAGTTTTGGATTTATAAAGCATGAACAGTGAGCTGTAGggatcttcttttttcttttctttttgggtctcTTAAAAGCTCCAAATTTCAGCTTTAGCTTTGAATATGTTCATTTTTAAGCACTTCTCTGGTAGTGTGTAGAGAAACTAACCCCAGGCTAACTATAGACTAACCGTAGGATGTAGTAAAAGTTATGATGTGCTGCAGTAGTAGAAGTTGTATAGGTATAATTAAATCTAGACTGATACCTCTAAGATAGTTGTTTTGCAATTTTATCTAAAGAGGTTGGTTTTGCGATTTGAAACCATGTTGCTTTTCTAGTGTTCTTAATTCAATGATAAATGGTGCTTTTATTATTGCAATTGGCTCCTGAGTTTGGTAACTTCATTCATGCTTTATTGTTATAGTGATAACCACTGCCTCAATATGAGGTTGTTATAGGTCATTTGTGATCTCAGCCAAAACCATGTGATAGTGGTAATGCAAAGCTGAGTATTAAATTACATTTATGTATGTCTCTGGCATACAATTTTTCTTGCTTATTTTACTTTTGTGGGGATATAATGAGGGTTGGGAATTGCGATCAACATGCTAGTACTTGGTACTTAGATACAGCTTGCATATCCTCTTTGGTGGTTTTATAGTATCGAAAACATATTTTCATGTTTATCATAGATAAGTGTCAAGAAAATATGTGaatgattttgaaattctaatGAATTTCTAGATAATGTTAAGTTCCATACTGACTTATTGAAAAAGAATAGTTTCATGCTGGATATAACGCCCATGCTACATAATGGCTGTAGGCCTCTAAAGGaagacatataaaaagattaacAAAAATGTTGGATAGATTTCTAGAGATAAGTAGTTTAATTGTTCGATCAAACATGGTTTGAGGGAAATTAACAATACCTACTCTGTGAACAACATCAAGTTCTGAGCTACTGTCAATATCTGTTTTATGCCACCTGTAGTTAAATTTAGAGTCTTTTGAGTCTGTTTAGCAGTtaccttattttttatactgaTCACCTCCACTCATTCTAAAACTGTCACTACTTTGACAATTGGTCACTATACCGTTGACATTATGTACTGTTGTTTCTGCTGCTGTTAGCATATAATGTGACCATAGAATGCCAACTTACTATAATAACTTGCTCTGTTCCTTATTATCAATCTTGCTGAAATAGGCTCAGCAGTTGTTCATTGTCTGGGTATTAATATTTGAAATATGCTGGCACATTCAGTATTAGAAAAATCTTTAAAGTCATAGTAATTGTTGAAGTTGCTTAATCCTTTATGGCTTGTATTAATCTAATCTTCCCGGTCCAGTTGCTTCGTGGATTGAAATATCTCCACTCTGCAAACATCCTTCACCGTGACTTGAAGCCTGGGAATCTTCTCATCAATGCAAACTGTGACCTAAAAATATGTGATTTTGGGCTAGCACGTACTAGCAATGTGAAGGGCCAGTTCATGACCGAGTATGTTGTAACTCGCTGGTACCGAGCCCCAGAGCTGCTCCTCTGCTGTGACAACTATGGGACATCCATTGATGTGTGGTCTGTCGGCTGCATTTTTGCTGAGCTTCTTGGCCGAAAATCAATCTTTCCTGGCACAGAATGTCTCAATCAACTTAAACTGATCATCAACATCCTTGGTAGCCAGAGAGATGAGGATCTTGAATTTATAGACAATCCAAAAGCAAAGAGATACATTAAGGTACTTCCATACTCTCCTGGGACCCCCTTTTCCCGTCTTTATCCCAATGCCCATCCCCTGGCTATTGATCTTCTGCAAAAAATGCTTGTATTTGATCCATCAAAGAGGATAAGTGTTACAGAAGCTCTGCAACACCCTTACATGTCCCCACTGTATGATCCCAGCTCCAATCCTCCCGCCCAGGTCCCCATTGATCTTGACATAGATGAAGATTTAGGGGAAAATATGATAAGGGAGATGATGTGGAAGGAAATACTCCATTACCATCCTGAAGCGGCTACAGCTAATGCAGAGGTCAGTTCCTAGTCTTTTCTTGCTTGGTGTTGCTGGGAGGCCTGGGAAAGTtgtcttgctttggatgatgaagccttttttgttttggtactagtcaattttatttatgttttgttttagttttggtCAAATAATAATCTTGGGAATCATGCGTAATGCTATGCTGTTATGGCATTATATgactaaattttgttcttgagctTGTCAATGAGCTTAAAGCTCTGTTGTCTGTATAATAGGTGGCCTCTCTTTGTTGTATATAGGTGTGTTCTTGTAACATTATGGTCACAAAGCTGGTCTGCATAAACTTTTACCCTGTGTAATGTTAAAAACATTTCTATGCTATATGATTGTACAAATTCATGTAATCTAGTAATAGTTTATGGTGGGTAGGTGtgttttattcataaaaagaaaaaagaaaaaaagagagatgtgTGCTGAAAATCTGTTATGTTCTGCTCTTGTTACACTTCCCTTTCCCTTTCTCTTATTTACAGCCATTTAGAGCTGCCATTCCTTTGCTTGGAAGATTTTTTAAAGGAGGGAATGGAATCCATATTCAATTATAACACCCTCTCCAAAGTTCAAAGTGTGATGATGATCGGTGTTACATAAAACAGTGGCTGATCAAGAATTAAACCTGCACACTTgtccttaaataaatttagaatttaattaagatTCGCATAGTTCTcttcttagaaaaaaaagaggtataAAATGCTTTGTGGCCCCGCTGGTCCCTTCCCCTCCCTTTGTGAGTTTGTGTTATTCCAAGGAAGAAAGCCAGCATTTGAGCGCATGACACTGGTGACTGATCTCTCAAGGTTGCTGCTGGATGAACAGAAGCCCGAGTCTAATTAACTGGGGTGGGCTATTGGGCTGGATTGTTAGATGCCAAAAAGTTAAGCCCAAATCGATGCTTTGTGCCCTTGGGTTGGATTGTCAGATGCCCAAATCCATGGATTATTAGATGCCATAAAGTTAAGCCTATTGGGCTGGATTTTGGTTGGCAACAGAAACTTATTGAactctttccctcttttttttagaagactaGCTTTGAACCCGCACCTTGCACAGAGACATTTTGATAATAAGAAAGGTCAAGAGCCATGTAACTCTCCtctccaaaagaaaaatggagagcCATGTAGTTCAATACAATTGATCGGTTCTTTCACGTGGAAAACTTGGATTCGAACCCCCTCCCACTTGTTATAagtgaaaataaattagaaaatatataaaagatctAGAAAATCAAAGAGGCTTATATAAGCAACATTACAATTCTATCATGATTGGTTTTAATATTAGACATTATTATTTGAGGATAatgagaaatgaaaatgaatattaGACATTGTttcaacaaaattattttattaattactattttttttttttttataagtaataaactccaaaaaaaattccgtCAAGAGTAAAAAAGGCTATAAAATTctacaaaggaaaaaataacaaaaacaaacataacagaTATATCAATTTCAATAGAATTAAAGTAAACGTTTTCAAGTTTCAATCCATACTTTCTGCTCCCATATCCATCCCCTCTCTACTTTAATTAGTGACAAGAGAGCACGTAAAAGCAATCCCCAAACTTCTGCTAGATGCCAAAACCTGCTACATTGGAGTAGTTTACTAATACACTTGAGAACAAAAAGGCTATAAGATCCTCACAAATTTTTAGCCCATCCATATCTCCAGGGGTAATACTGTAATAGAGTAATTTCAAAGGAAGTACCAAACAAaaggacccaaaaaaaaaaaaaaaaacttaaatttctttaatttataattgcttttaggggtaaaaaaaagtaatttcatagGCCATTGCACCACAAACTTTTTTAATAGTATTGACCaaacaacaaaaccaaaagacTCACAAAACTGCCATTTAAATGTAAAACAAATCGGCCCAAACTCTCGTTTTTTATATAGATAGAAGATATTAATTTCCTTCCAACAAAGCAGTATTGAGCACAAGATTTAAGAAGTGAATTAGTGTGCAGATGTTTTGgttaaaatattgaataatcacttaaaaaattattcattattttgggaGCAATACTCCCCACTCTTAAATTGAGGGTCTCATCAGCCATCACTAATTTAATTAACCTAATCTACTGTTATATAGAAAGAGATGGCATTATTCCCAAAgtatagaaaaattattatttttattttataatttgatagttaggaTGAGAGGATTTAAACCCTAATTAAATGTCTTTATCGAAAACAATATAAGATGCCCATTAGTTGAGCTAAAGGCTTTTGACAAAAATTACTACTCTTACTAGTAACTAGTATTGCTTAAAACTGTTCGTTAATATATCTTTACTAAccaataaccaaaaagaaaggaacaaagAAAGAACAGTCAGCGAAAATTCTCAAGCATATATGAAGGAGGCGGCTTCGTTTTGACTATTTAAGTTTTAGCACACTAAACATATGCGGAATTGCTCTGTGGCTAGTTCAGCCATCAAACTTGGCACATTTTCTACCGACCACCACAGtgtctttttgcatttatttatttatttattttttttttttttttttgataggagtgtctttttgcatttaaattttgttttatgcaCGCATCTCTACGAAATTGATGCCTGCTCTTAATTCTTAAATGATACcactttgaaatttcataaGCAGCCAAAAAAACGTACGATCTTGATAACAGGACGTTTAGGCcaagagaagaaaatgtaaacAGTGACATCAGGacgaaaatttcaattttacttGGTCTGAAGTTTTTTCTAATCCcaaattgatatttttgtgTTACCTTTGCATATAAAGAGAACGCAGTATTTGTTGTGTATAATGTATTTTATACACtaaaatcttcttcttcatcataaGTCCCATATTTGAATAAATTTGTGGTGTGTTTGGATGACATAATTCAAGTATTTGGATTTAGATTTTGGTAATTAGAATTTAAATATCTTGTCTGAAAAGTTTAAAGAGGTCAAAGATTTGAatttgacaaattcattaaagatTTTAAATCTTTAAAATGGTTAGAgttgaaataatttctaaaatcaaTGAATTTGAAATCAAAACATTTGAAATCTAAATCCAATTTCAAATTCCCAAACacaacttaaaagttaaaactcccacaaaagaaaagaaagttatGGTTGTTTTAAGGTGACATGGTCGACAAGTCCTAAAGCAGACATGAAAGAAAGTGTCAGGGTCAGTTGAAGGAAGACTCATCTGCCATGTGAATCCCGTGAGAGACACTAACACCTGGTGTGTGagtgtgtttctttttttgtttttttaggacTAGCGCCTAGTGTGAGTATCAATAgcttattaatttaataaggaGTTTATTAATATGTGCCATCAATAgcttattaatttaataaggaGCTTATTAGTATGTGCCCAGAGCACATATTAATaaaccaattttgaaaaaaaattatcaaaatttgaaaaagttttgacaacttttttagttttcaataaaacttttctaaaaatagATTTGTTAATATACACcttaagaatatatattaaCCGGACCCATTTAAAATAACTTGTTTAGAGtaacttttctcattttccAACAAATTTCATCTTGTCTATCAATCATGATGGGAATGCTGGAATTTTAGAATTAGATGCCTATATGCAATTATGCATGGATGGCAGGAatggttaccaaaaaaaaaaaaaaaaaggatggcaGGAACAAAACCTATATGAATGGACACTCATTATTACATTTTACCCAAAAGCACtttatcaaatttataatattatatgttttctatatattttttatacatatcaTCATTTGAGTATTTGACATATATTTTGAGAGGGTTATTACTTAGGTTTTTTGGGAATTGATTATAGAAATGATTATTCTAACAAGAATACAAACAttagagaaaaacaattaaGGAACCAAGTGCTGTTTTTCTTAATTAGCctaaagaaaagagaatttttCAAAATGCTTGGGGCCATGGCTCCCTGGCCTCCAAGTAGCTCCGTTGTACATCATGCATGATAAGAATTTAGTTGTAATTAAGGTAGACTTAAGCTCCGTTTGGATCACATTTGCACGTatatgtttttgcatttttttttttttttttaccaacacCTTTTGTACTGTTTATAAGATATGAACAGTGCATTAAAGCaaaattatagtattttcaataataaatagtaattcaaaaattatttttttattatttttaataataaatttctaacaaaataaaccatatTTAAACACGTAGGATTCTTTGTTAGGCGTAGGATTCTTTTTTAGCTTCTGAAGCcgcctctctctatctctctcacaTTTTCGCATGCCCATAACTTACGTACATGATTTGAAATACTGCGGCATTAATTAATGAgtattttgaaaggaaaaagaaactcaGCAGCAGCCAAGTTTGgactactttttcttttgagcaagccaagttttttttttttttttttttgagaaaattttgagcaAGCCAAGTTTGGACCAAGCTTTTCAGGGTCTTCCATTATTCATTGTTTCGATTGACAATTTGCATAAATTGCATGCAATAATAGCAACGTACGAATCTTCAATAACTGtgtgcgtttttttttttttttttttttaagaaaaatgtcCAGTTAATATGTGCCTTTAGGCATATATTAACaaattcatttttgaaaaat
This DNA window, taken from Quercus robur chromosome 2, dhQueRobu3.1, whole genome shotgun sequence, encodes the following:
- the LOC126712299 gene encoding mitogen-activated protein kinase homolog NTF3; this translates as MATPVEPPNGVRSQGKHYYSMWQTLFEIDTKYVPIKPIGRGAYGIVCSSVNRETNEKVAIKKINNVFENRVDALRTLRELKLLRHLRHENVIALKDVMMPVHRRSFKDVYLVSELMDTDLHQIIKSSQSLSNDHCQYFLFQLLRGLKYLHSANILHRDLKPGNLLINANCDLKICDFGLARTSNVKGQFMTEYVVTRWYRAPELLLCCDNYGTSIDVWSVGCIFAELLGRKSIFPGTECLNQLKLIINILGSQRDEDLEFIDNPKAKRYIKVLPYSPGTPFSRLYPNAHPLAIDLLQKMLVFDPSKRISVTEALQHPYMSPLYDPSSNPPAQVPIDLDIDEDLGENMIREMMWKEILHYHPEAATANAEVSS